The following are encoded together in the Nitrospiria bacterium genome:
- a CDS encoding transposase, with translation MASVNAAKELILPEKISTLLYVIERQNKITEILVKFCEETVVNDLQIITSIKGISDQTGATFLAEIGNITNFPTAKGVIAYAGIDPTVHQSGKFEGKSKISKRGNRHLRRVIFLMAKHVSREDTLFKTYYEKRKKEGLSFKEAILATAHKLIRVIFAMLKNRSYFSTQTN, from the coding sequence GTGGCATCTGTCAATGCAGCAAAAGAGCTTATATTACCGGAGAAGATCTCAACACTTTTGTATGTGATTGAAAGACAGAATAAAATCACCGAGATACTCGTTAAATTTTGTGAGGAAACGGTAGTTAATGATCTTCAGATCATCACATCGATCAAGGGGATTAGTGATCAAACAGGGGCTACCTTTCTTGCAGAAATAGGCAATATCACAAATTTCCCTACTGCTAAAGGTGTGATCGCCTATGCGGGAATAGACCCCACCGTTCATCAATCAGGAAAGTTTGAAGGAAAGAGCAAGATATCTAAAAGGGGAAACCGCCATCTCAGAAGGGTTATCTTCCTAATGGCCAAACATGTTAGCCGGGAGGATACCTTATTTAAAACGTATTATGAAAAGAGAAAAAAGGAGGGCTTGTCTTTCAAAGAAGCAATACTAGCTACTGCTCATAAACTGATCCGGGTTATCTTTGCAATGTTGAAGAATAGATCTTATTTCTCTACCCAAACAAATTAA
- a CDS encoding SagB/ThcOx family dehydrogenase: protein MDQDSKDNISLVINYHQSTKHYFDRYARSPGGLDWANQPDPFRRYEGAELIPLDHLPPGVKPLYEPVFVEGNIPPEPLKRKTISQLFYDSLALSAWKQAGGVKWALRVNPSSGNLHPTEGYLICGSIPEVCDQPMVCHYAPKEHALEKRTEFSNDLWEELSGSFPNGSVLIGLTSIFWREAWKYGERAFRYCQHDLGHAIATVSLAAAGLGWKAILLDHLSTIELETLLGISAPKGTEPEHTECLLVIYPQGKKNPTFTISEETLVKFKTLTWAGKPNCLSPSHVDWPIIDQTADASIKPQTPQVSPPIPERKILEAGTTPISFRKILHQRRSCLSLNGQTGMVDEGLYQIFRKTLVGPAQFPFNTLPWDPKIHLAIFIHRVENLNPGLYFLVRNPSQLEEIKNAMNKEFLWEKPASCPGDLDFFRLLVGDAKRVSEQISCHQGIAADGCFSLGMIAEFDVPLNTYGAWFYPRLFWEAGLVGQMLYLEAEAFCLRGTGIGCFFDDPMHELLGLSDLKYQSIYHFTLGGNVNDPRLTTLPPYSEIKQPSP, encoded by the coding sequence ATGGATCAAGATTCTAAAGATAATATTTCCCTTGTTATTAACTACCACCAATCCACAAAACATTACTTTGACCGGTACGCCCGTAGCCCGGGAGGGTTGGATTGGGCCAATCAACCGGACCCTTTTCGGCGTTATGAAGGGGCGGAACTGATCCCATTAGACCACCTTCCACCAGGGGTAAAACCTTTATATGAACCTGTCTTTGTTGAAGGAAACATTCCCCCTGAACCTTTAAAGCGAAAAACAATTTCACAACTTTTCTATGACAGCTTGGCTTTATCGGCTTGGAAACAAGCAGGAGGGGTAAAATGGGCTCTCCGGGTAAACCCTTCCAGTGGAAATCTCCACCCGACCGAAGGGTATCTCATCTGCGGGTCGATTCCCGAGGTTTGTGACCAACCCATGGTCTGTCACTATGCACCGAAAGAACATGCACTGGAAAAGCGCACAGAATTTTCTAATGACCTATGGGAAGAACTTTCTGGATCTTTTCCCAATGGTTCCGTTTTGATCGGTTTAACCTCTATTTTTTGGCGGGAGGCGTGGAAATATGGGGAAAGAGCCTTTCGATACTGTCAGCATGACCTCGGCCATGCCATTGCCACCGTGAGTTTAGCCGCCGCAGGATTAGGTTGGAAAGCCATTCTATTAGACCACCTTTCAACCATTGAATTGGAAACTTTATTGGGCATTTCCGCTCCAAAAGGAACAGAACCTGAACACACAGAATGCCTTCTTGTCATCTACCCTCAAGGTAAAAAAAACCCAACTTTTACTATTTCTGAGGAGACTTTGGTTAAATTTAAAACCCTCACCTGGGCTGGAAAACCCAATTGCCTTAGCCCTAGTCATGTGGATTGGCCCATTATTGATCAAACAGCCGACGCAAGTATAAAACCGCAAACCCCACAGGTGTCTCCTCCAATCCCCGAAAGAAAAATATTAGAGGCCGGAACAACCCCGATTTCTTTCCGGAAAATCCTCCATCAACGTCGAAGTTGTCTGTCTTTAAATGGACAGACCGGTATGGTGGATGAGGGATTATATCAAATTTTCAGGAAAACATTGGTGGGCCCTGCCCAATTTCCCTTTAACACCCTTCCCTGGGACCCCAAAATCCACCTGGCAATTTTTATTCACAGAGTAGAGAATTTGAATCCAGGGCTCTACTTCCTGGTTCGGAACCCATCCCAACTGGAAGAAATTAAAAACGCAATGAATAAAGAATTCTTATGGGAAAAACCCGCCTCTTGCCCAGGGGATTTGGATTTTTTCAGGCTTTTGGTGGGAGATGCAAAACGCGTCTCCGAGCAGATCTCCTGTCACCAGGGAATAGCTGCGGATGGTTGCTTTAGCCTGGGAATGATTGCGGAGTTTGATGTACCGTTAAACACATACGGGGCTTGGTTCTATCCCCGCCTTTTTTGGGAAGCGGGTCTGGTTGGACAGATGCTTTATTTAGAGGCCGAAGCGTTTTGTTTAAGGGGAACAGGAATTGGTTGTTTTTTTGACGATCCAATGCATGAACTACTGGGGTTAAGCGATTTAAAATATCAAAGCATATATCACTTTACATTGGGAGGAAATGTAAATGATCCCCGGCTCACCACTTTACCCCCATACTCTGAAATTAAACAACCTAGTCCTTAG
- a CDS encoding DUF2892 domain-containing protein: protein MKKNVGLLDRFFRIGIGILSLSIVFVGGDFALILIFGIVALFAIVTSVIGYCPVNAKFGLDTRKKQGNK from the coding sequence ATGAAAAAGAATGTGGGCTTATTGGATCGGTTTTTTCGGATTGGAATAGGCATTCTTTCGTTGTCAATTGTTTTTGTCGGTGGGGATTTTGCACTGATATTGATTTTTGGAATTGTTGCGTTATTTGCTATTGTCACCAGTGTCATTGGATATTGCCCGGTCAATGCCAAGTTTGGTTTAGACACAAGAAAAAAGCAGGGAAATAAATGA